Proteins from a genomic interval of Rosa chinensis cultivar Old Blush chromosome 2, RchiOBHm-V2, whole genome shotgun sequence:
- the LOC112186566 gene encoding sister chromatid cohesion protein SCC2 isoform X1 produces the protein MSYPVSSSSGAGASHQGIRLSNTTHSEVAPCLPLPSLPVFCGASDQDLRLFDEPSRSSARLNYYDAAQASRIADLLRATDVSYLNLREDTAAVQYGYVQPMELHDEVLQYNPEAFQYTTPGPIMGQVPGSSTVPDKKPFVPIIPITRTSERDYGATHNNQLNYTPPNDISIASSRKPKAKRKASDGVTSSVGSDPVASQEATVGCFCELVEDFCGRAEIFSEDRDEAQWLSMPLSDLRMLANEIMSLRAKRLLHMVPVDTFVRLLRILDHQIHGAEGLSINEQSDSNGVSSINCALESIHAALAVMAHNQMPKQLYKEEIIERILEFSRHQIMDVMCACDPSYRALHRPSENGTLEVEEDEILDAETGSASKRRRSTKTVKVQKSSYNRVSAAVNNILQKMCTILGLLKDLLLIEKLSDSCILQLLKTSFTTFMVDNIQLLQLKAIGLISGIYYSYTQHRTYVIDELLQLLWKLPFSKRALRSYHLPDEEQTQIQMITALLIQLVHCSANLPAPLRQDSSVNSILEVSDNADYPIKGLEAAQAACCHFWKGVLQRFANVKNQEASEFKVMMENLVTDLLTTLNLPEYPASAPILEVLCVLLLANAGVKSKDVAARSMAIDLLGTIAARLKRDSLLRSRSKFWILQELVSGDAADQTYPKDVCSACLDGRVEKTFFVCQGCQRMFHADCMGVREHEVPNQSWHCQICLCRKQLLVLQSYCKSQYKDDGFKDHKSSGRKTEVTFSITKLEIVQQLLLNYLQDTASADDVHLFIRWLYVCLWYKDDPPKSQQKFIYYLARLNSKAIVRDSGTVFSLLTRDLIKQITLVLGRNTSFARGFDKILHLLLASLRENSPVIRAKALRAVSIVVEADPEVLGDKRVQPAVEGRFCDSAISVREAALELVGRHIASHPDVGLKYFEKVAERIKDTGVSVRKRSIKIIRDMCVSNGDFSEFTSACIAIISRIGDDESSIQDLVCKTFYEFWFEEHTGSHTQFFGDDSSVPLEVAKKTEQIVEMLRRMPTPHHLVTVIKRNLALDFFPQAAKAAGINPVLLASVRNRCELMCKFLLERILQVEEMNIQEVEMCALPYVQVLHAFCVVDPTLCAPVSNPSQFVVTLQPYLKSQDDNRVVAKLLESIIFIIDSVLPLVRKLPQNVLEELEQDLKSMIVRHSFLSVVHACIKCLCAVSKVAGKGAAVVEYLIQVFYKRLDAEEVDNQQKAGRSLFCLGMLIRYGNSLLCYSDQTIDVASSLGLFKRYLLMDDFFLKARSLQALGFVLIARPEFMLEKDIGKILEETFSSSSDVRLKMQALQNMYDYLLDAETQLGTDTTSNNVADYSVEGGNAVPVAAGAGDTNICGGIVQLYWDNILERCLDFNEQIRSSALKIVEVVLRQGLVHPITCVPFLIALETDPLEANSTLAHHLLMNMNEKYPSFFESRLGDGLQMSFGFIQSIRPSTERENTKPPSKASGNAKGKVDDVSFAQARLGVSRIYKLIRANRVSRNKFMSSIVRKFDNPIWTTSVVPFLMYCTEILALLPFTTPDEPLYLVYAINRVIQVKAGQLEAKLKALTLHLLQRGAPRGNGVIKEDPAAPPFTRGMASVDLNGTIEPESAYYMAAMDLNGTIEQDPADQSVSNQDTVLEAKMHGKGSVSSSGISIDDVQIIQADCLAAIALQLLLKLKRHLKIVYSLNDARCQAFSPTDPIKPGDAFSKQSIPFDVSDTHTNLPGTYQELVQRYQEFKNALKDDTVDFSTYTANLKRKRPAPRKGRKSGVRDDEDDNDDDEDWSGGARRLSYSGRRGGHSRSRQR, from the exons ATGAGCTATCCGGTCAGTTCGAGCTCCGGCGCCGGTGCCAGTCACCAAGGCATCCGGCTCTCCAATACTACTCACTCCGAGGTCGCTCCTTGCTTGCCTTTGCCTTCTCTTCCAGTGTTCTGCGGCGCTTCCGATCAGGACCTCCGGTTGTTCGATGAGCCGAGTCGGAGCAGTGCGAGGTTGAATTACTACGACGCCGCTCAGGCCAGTAGGATTGCTGATCTGCTTCGAGCTACTGACGTCTCGTACTT GAACCTGAGGGAGGATACTGCGGCGGTTCAATATGGCTATGTCCAACCTATGGAACTTCACGATGAAGTTTTACAGTACAATCCAGAAGCCTTTCAGTATACTACTCCAG GTCCTATTATGGGGCAAGTGCCTGGCAGTAGTACAGTACCAGATAAGAAGCCCTTTGTGCCAATTATACCTATAACAAGAACTTCTGAAAGAGATTATGGTGCAACTCACAATAATCAGCTCAACTATACTCCCCCAAAT GACATATCTATAGCATCCTCCAGAAAACCAAAAGCAAAGAGAAAAGCTAGTGATGGCGTTACTTCCTCAGTTGGGTCAGATCCCGTTGCAAGTCAAG AAGCCACTGTTGGATGCTTCTGTGAGTTGGTGGAGGATTTTTGCGGCAGAGCTGAAATTTTCAGTGAGGATCGGGACGAAGCACAGTGGTTATCTATGCCTCTTTCTGATCTTAGAATGCTTGCAAATGAAATAATGTCTCTTCGCGCAAAGAGGCTTCTACATATGGTTCCTGTAGATACTTTTGTTAGATTGTTAAGGATTTTAGATCATCAGATACATGGAGCTGAAGGCTTGTCTATAAATGAACAG TCAGATTCAAATGGGGTTTCATCAATCAATTGTGCACTAGAGTCCATTCATGCAGCTTTAGCAGTAATGGCCCATAACCAGATGCCAAAGCAGCTGTATAAAGAAGAG ATCATTGAAAGAATTCTGGAGTTCTCCAGGCATCAGATAATGGATGTTATGTGTGCTTGCGATCCATCATATCGTGCTTTACATAGGCCAAGTGAAAATGGGACACTTGAAG TTGAGGAAGACGAAATTCTTGATGCTGAAACTGGTTCAGCAAGCAAGAGGCGGCGTAGTACTAAGACTGTTAAAGTGCAGAAATCATCATATAACAG GGTCTCTGCTGCTGTGAATAATATTCTTCAGAAaatgtgcacaattcttggttTGCTAAAGGATTTGTTGCTGATAGAAAAGTTGTCAGATAGTTGTATCTTACAACTACTGAAAACAAGCTTTACTACATTTATGGTGGATAATATCCAGCTTTTGCAACTGAAGGCAATTGGTTTGATCAGTGGG ATATACTATTCATACACTCAACATCGGACTTATGTTATAGATGAGTTACTTCAGCTGCTTTGGAAGTTGCCTTTCTCGAAGCGAGCTTTGAGATCCTATCACCTACCTGATGAAGAGCAAACGCAGATTCAAATGATCACTGCTTTGCTGATTCAATTGGTTCACTGTAGTGCAAACCTTCCTGCACCTTTAAGGCAGGATTCAAGTGTTAATTCCATCTTAGAAGTTTCTGACAATGCTGATTATCCAATTAAAGGCCTTGAGGCAGCACAAGCAGCATGTTGTCACTTTTGGAAAGGGGTACTTCAGCGGTTTGCTAATGTCAAGAACCAGGAAGCTTCAGAATTCAAAGTTATGATGGAGAATCTTGTTACTGATCTGCTGACAACATTGAATTTACCTGAATATCCCGCTTCAGCCCCTATTCTGGAG GTTCTTTGTGTCTTGTTACTCGCGAATGCTGGGGTGAAATCTAAAGATGTAGCTGCACGTAGCATGGCTATCGATCTTCTAGGAACCATTGCTGCGAGGTTGAAGCGTGATTCTCTCCTTCGCAGTAGGAGCAAATTTTGGATATTACAGGAGTTGGTTAGTGGGGATGCGGCTGATCAGACTTATCCAAAAGATGTATGTTCTGCTTGTTTAGATGGCAGGGTTGAAAAGACTTTCTTTGTATGTCAAGGTTGTCAGAGAATGTTTCACGCAGATTGCATGGGAGTAAGAGAGCATGAAGTTCCTAACCAATCTTGGCACTGTCAGATATGTCTCTGCCGGAAACAACTTCTTGTTTTACAATCTTACTGCAAGTCACAATACAAAGATGATGGATTTAAGGATCATAAAAGTTCAGGAAGAAAAACTGAAGTTACTTTTTCAATTACTAAACTTGAGATCGTCCAACAGTTGCTTTTGAATTACCTACAAGATACCGCATCAGCTGATGATGTTCATCTCTTTATTCGTTG GCTTTATGTCTGCTTGTGGTACAAGGATGATCCACCAAAGTCCCAGCAGAAGTTCATTTACTATCTTGCAAGACTGAACTCAAAAGCAATAGTGCGGGATTCTGGGACTGTTTTTTCCTTGCTGACAAGGGACTTAATCAAGCAGATTACCTTAGTATTGGGACGAAATACTTCTTTTGCCAGAGGATTTGATAAGATTCTACACCTGCTTCTG GCAAGTCTAAGGGAGAATTCTCCTGTAATCAGGGCCAAGGCTTTACGAGCG GTTAGTATAGTTGTAGAGGCTGATCCGGAGGTTTTAGGAGACAAACGTGTGCAACCAGCTGTTGAAGGAAGGTTTTGTGATTCCGCAATTTCTGTTAGAGAAGCAGCACTGGAACTCGTAGGGAGGCATATTGCTTCCCATCCTGATGTTGGTTTGAAG tatttTGAGAAGGTTGCTGAGAGAATCAAAGATACGGGTGTGAGTGTTCGAAAGCGATCTATTAAAATCATACGAGATATGTGTGTTTCAAATGGGGACTTCTCTGAATTTACTAGTGCTTGCATTGCTATCATCTCCCGTATTGGTGACGACGAATCAAGTATACAG GATCTTGTTTGCAAGACATTTTATGAGTTCTGGTTTGAGGAACATACTGGTTCACATACTCAATTCTTTGGAGATGATAGCTCTGTTCCATTGGAGGTGGCTAAAAAAACTGAACAGATTGTTGAGATGTTGAGGAGGATGCCAACACCACACCATCTTGTTACCGTCATTAAACGCAACTTAGCCCTTGATTTTTTCCCACAAGCAGCTAAAGCTGCGGGAATCAATCCCGTCTTACTTGCATCAGTACGCAATCGGTGTGAGCTAATGTGCAAGTTTTTACTGGAAAGGATATTGCAG GTAGAAGAAATGAATATCCAGGAAGTTGAGATGTGTGCACTTCCATATGTGCAAGTTCTGCATGCATTTTGTGTTGTGGATCCAACATTATGTGCACCGGTTTCTAACCCTTCGCAGTTTGTGGTCACTCTTCAGCCTTATCTAAAGAGTCAG GATGATAATCGAGTGGTTGCCAAGTTATTGGAGAGCATAATATTCATAATTGATTCTGTCCTGCCTTTAGTAAGAAAGTTGCCACAAAATGTTCTTGAAGAACTTGAACAAGACTTAAAGAGCATGATTGTTCGGCATTCCTTCTTGTCAGTTGTTCATGCTTGCATCAA GTGCCTCTGTGCTGTGAGTAAAGTGGCAGGAAAAGGCGCTGCTGTTGTGGAGTATCTAATTCAGGTTTTTTACAAACGGCTGGATGCTGAGGAAGTTGACAACCAGCAG AAAGCGGGGCGATCTCTTTTCTGTCTTGGAATGCTTATCCGTTATGGCAACTCTTTACTGTGTTACTCTGATCAAACAATTGATGTTGCAAGCAGTCTCGGCTTATTTAAAAGATATCTTCTAATGGACGATTTTTTCTTAAAGGCTAGATCATTGCAG GCATTGGGCTTTGTGTTAATTGCTAGGCCTGAATTTATGTTGGAAAAAGATATTGGGAAGATATTAGAGGAGACATTCTCTTCTAGCTCTGATGTTCGTCTCAAG AtgcaagctttgcaaaacaTGTACGACTATCTTCTTGATGCTGAAACTCAATTGGGAACGGATACAACCAGTAATAATGTGGCTGATTATTCTGTGGAGGGTGGCAATGCTGTACCTGTTGCTGCGGGTGCTGGAGATACTAATATATGTGGCGGAATAGTTCAGTTGTATTGGGATAATATTCTGGAGAGATGTTTGGACTTTAATGAACAAATTCGCAGCTCTGCCCTTAAG ATTGTTGAAGTTGTGCTGCGCCAAGGGCTTGTGCACCCTATTACTTGTGTTCCATTCCTCATTGCACTGGAAACAGATCCACTGGAGGCCAATTCGACATTAGCGCATCATTTGCTGATGAATATGAATGAAAA GTACCCTTCATTTTTTGAAAGCCGACTAGGGGATGGCCTTCAAATGTCTTTTGGATTTATACAATCCATACGTCCAAGTACTGAACGTGAGAACACAAAACCACCATCAAAGGCTTCTGGAAATGCAAAGGGAAAAGTTGATGATGTTTCTTTTGCTCAAGCAAGATTGGGAGTCTCTCGAATCTACAAGCTTATTCGTGCTAACCGTGTTTCAAGGAACAAATTTATGTCCTCAATTGTTCGCAAGTTTGATAATCCTATCTGGACCACTTCAGTAGTCCCTTTCCTCAT GTACTGCACGGAAATACTTGCCTTGCTGCCATTCACAACACCTGATGAGCCCCTTTATTTAGTCTATGCTATAAATAGAGTAATACAAGTTAAGGCTGGGCAACTTGAAGCAAAGCTGAAAGCTCTGACATTGCATCTGTTACAAAGAGGTGCACCCCGTGGGAATGGCGTAATTAAAGAGGACCCAGCTGCTCCGCCCTTTACAAGAGGAATGGCATCAGTGGATTTGAATGGGACAATTGAACCAGAATCAGCTTATTACATGGCAGCTATGGATTTGAATGGGACGATTGAACAAGACCCAGCTGATCAGTCTGTCTCAAATCAAGATACCGTGTTAGAGGCAAAGATGCACGGTAAAGGTTCTGTCAGTTCCTCTGGCATCTCAATAGATGATGTACAGATAATCCAG GCAGACTGCCTGGCAGCTATTGCATTGCAGCTTCTTTTGAAACTGAAGAGACACCTAAAAATTGTGTATAGCTTGAATGATGCTAGGTGCCAG GCTTTCTCTCCAACCGATCCCATTAAACCTGGAGATGCTTTCTCCAAGCAGAGCATTCCTTTTGACGTCAGTGACACACATACTAACTTGCCTGGAACTTATCAAGAATTGGTACAAAGATATCAG GAATTCAAGAATGCGTTGAAGGATGATACAGTTGATTTCTCAACTTACACAGCAAATCTCAAAAGAAAACGTCCGGCCCCTAGGAAAGGAAGGAAATCTGGAGTTAGAGATGATGAGGAtgacaatgatgatgatgaagattggTCAGGTGGGGCTCGGAGGCTGAGTTATAGTGGGAGGAGAGGTGGCCACAGTAGAAGTCGACAACGATAG
- the LOC112186170 gene encoding NAC domain-containing protein 1 gives MPSTCPCPPPGFRFQPSDAEIIGFYLINKILGRPNAFDVISTVDVYSNSPDQLPLGNAGHFEENEWYFYTTRPNSSHFLTKDGYFATSMDEQIFHNNQVVGFKQILRFYLGRPPTGMKTNWVVHEFRVNPNIFPAGKLDNVLQVKLSSFVMCKILHTQELFIKLSEKRVRDERDSLMIDTDEMHSKRLNLQIR, from the exons ATGCCTTCTACTTGTCCTTGTCCACCTCCTGGTTTCAGGTTTCAGCCCTCTGATGCTGAGATTATTGGGTTTTACTTGATCAACAAGATACTGGGCAGACCGAATGCTTTTGATGTCATCAGCACCGTTGATGTCTACTCCAACAGCCCTGATCAGCTTCCACTCG GTAATGCTGGGCACTTTGAAGAGAATGAATGGTATTTCTACACAACTAGGCCAAACAGCAGCCATTTTCTAACGAAAGATGGCTACTTTGCCACTTCTATGGATGAGCAAATCTTTCATAACAATCAAGTGGTTGGTTTCAAGCAGATTCTGAGATTTTACCTTGGTAGACCACCAACAGGGATGAAAACCAATTGGGTCGTCCATGAATTTCGTGTTAACCCTAATATATTTCCAGCTGGGAAACTTGATAATGTTCTTCAGGTGAAG CTATCCAGTTTTGTAATGTGCAAAATTCTTCATACACAAGAACTTTTTATCAAGTTGTCAGAGAAAAGAGTCAGGGATGAACGCGATTCTTTGATGATTGATACGGATGAGATGCACAGTAAAAGGCTGAATCTACAAATTAGATAA
- the LOC112186566 gene encoding sister chromatid cohesion protein SCC2 isoform X2, with protein MGQVPGSSTVPDKKPFVPIIPITRTSERDYGATHNNQLNYTPPNDISIASSRKPKAKRKASDGVTSSVGSDPVASQEATVGCFCELVEDFCGRAEIFSEDRDEAQWLSMPLSDLRMLANEIMSLRAKRLLHMVPVDTFVRLLRILDHQIHGAEGLSINEQSDSNGVSSINCALESIHAALAVMAHNQMPKQLYKEEIIERILEFSRHQIMDVMCACDPSYRALHRPSENGTLEVEEDEILDAETGSASKRRRSTKTVKVQKSSYNRVSAAVNNILQKMCTILGLLKDLLLIEKLSDSCILQLLKTSFTTFMVDNIQLLQLKAIGLISGIYYSYTQHRTYVIDELLQLLWKLPFSKRALRSYHLPDEEQTQIQMITALLIQLVHCSANLPAPLRQDSSVNSILEVSDNADYPIKGLEAAQAACCHFWKGVLQRFANVKNQEASEFKVMMENLVTDLLTTLNLPEYPASAPILEVLCVLLLANAGVKSKDVAARSMAIDLLGTIAARLKRDSLLRSRSKFWILQELVSGDAADQTYPKDVCSACLDGRVEKTFFVCQGCQRMFHADCMGVREHEVPNQSWHCQICLCRKQLLVLQSYCKSQYKDDGFKDHKSSGRKTEVTFSITKLEIVQQLLLNYLQDTASADDVHLFIRWLYVCLWYKDDPPKSQQKFIYYLARLNSKAIVRDSGTVFSLLTRDLIKQITLVLGRNTSFARGFDKILHLLLASLRENSPVIRAKALRAVSIVVEADPEVLGDKRVQPAVEGRFCDSAISVREAALELVGRHIASHPDVGLKYFEKVAERIKDTGVSVRKRSIKIIRDMCVSNGDFSEFTSACIAIISRIGDDESSIQDLVCKTFYEFWFEEHTGSHTQFFGDDSSVPLEVAKKTEQIVEMLRRMPTPHHLVTVIKRNLALDFFPQAAKAAGINPVLLASVRNRCELMCKFLLERILQVEEMNIQEVEMCALPYVQVLHAFCVVDPTLCAPVSNPSQFVVTLQPYLKSQDDNRVVAKLLESIIFIIDSVLPLVRKLPQNVLEELEQDLKSMIVRHSFLSVVHACIKCLCAVSKVAGKGAAVVEYLIQVFYKRLDAEEVDNQQKAGRSLFCLGMLIRYGNSLLCYSDQTIDVASSLGLFKRYLLMDDFFLKARSLQALGFVLIARPEFMLEKDIGKILEETFSSSSDVRLKMQALQNMYDYLLDAETQLGTDTTSNNVADYSVEGGNAVPVAAGAGDTNICGGIVQLYWDNILERCLDFNEQIRSSALKIVEVVLRQGLVHPITCVPFLIALETDPLEANSTLAHHLLMNMNEKYPSFFESRLGDGLQMSFGFIQSIRPSTERENTKPPSKASGNAKGKVDDVSFAQARLGVSRIYKLIRANRVSRNKFMSSIVRKFDNPIWTTSVVPFLMYCTEILALLPFTTPDEPLYLVYAINRVIQVKAGQLEAKLKALTLHLLQRGAPRGNGVIKEDPAAPPFTRGMASVDLNGTIEPESAYYMAAMDLNGTIEQDPADQSVSNQDTVLEAKMHGKGSVSSSGISIDDVQIIQADCLAAIALQLLLKLKRHLKIVYSLNDARCQAFSPTDPIKPGDAFSKQSIPFDVSDTHTNLPGTYQELVQRYQEFKNALKDDTVDFSTYTANLKRKRPAPRKGRKSGVRDDEDDNDDDEDWSGGARRLSYSGRRGGHSRSRQR; from the exons ATGGGGCAAGTGCCTGGCAGTAGTACAGTACCAGATAAGAAGCCCTTTGTGCCAATTATACCTATAACAAGAACTTCTGAAAGAGATTATGGTGCAACTCACAATAATCAGCTCAACTATACTCCCCCAAAT GACATATCTATAGCATCCTCCAGAAAACCAAAAGCAAAGAGAAAAGCTAGTGATGGCGTTACTTCCTCAGTTGGGTCAGATCCCGTTGCAAGTCAAG AAGCCACTGTTGGATGCTTCTGTGAGTTGGTGGAGGATTTTTGCGGCAGAGCTGAAATTTTCAGTGAGGATCGGGACGAAGCACAGTGGTTATCTATGCCTCTTTCTGATCTTAGAATGCTTGCAAATGAAATAATGTCTCTTCGCGCAAAGAGGCTTCTACATATGGTTCCTGTAGATACTTTTGTTAGATTGTTAAGGATTTTAGATCATCAGATACATGGAGCTGAAGGCTTGTCTATAAATGAACAG TCAGATTCAAATGGGGTTTCATCAATCAATTGTGCACTAGAGTCCATTCATGCAGCTTTAGCAGTAATGGCCCATAACCAGATGCCAAAGCAGCTGTATAAAGAAGAG ATCATTGAAAGAATTCTGGAGTTCTCCAGGCATCAGATAATGGATGTTATGTGTGCTTGCGATCCATCATATCGTGCTTTACATAGGCCAAGTGAAAATGGGACACTTGAAG TTGAGGAAGACGAAATTCTTGATGCTGAAACTGGTTCAGCAAGCAAGAGGCGGCGTAGTACTAAGACTGTTAAAGTGCAGAAATCATCATATAACAG GGTCTCTGCTGCTGTGAATAATATTCTTCAGAAaatgtgcacaattcttggttTGCTAAAGGATTTGTTGCTGATAGAAAAGTTGTCAGATAGTTGTATCTTACAACTACTGAAAACAAGCTTTACTACATTTATGGTGGATAATATCCAGCTTTTGCAACTGAAGGCAATTGGTTTGATCAGTGGG ATATACTATTCATACACTCAACATCGGACTTATGTTATAGATGAGTTACTTCAGCTGCTTTGGAAGTTGCCTTTCTCGAAGCGAGCTTTGAGATCCTATCACCTACCTGATGAAGAGCAAACGCAGATTCAAATGATCACTGCTTTGCTGATTCAATTGGTTCACTGTAGTGCAAACCTTCCTGCACCTTTAAGGCAGGATTCAAGTGTTAATTCCATCTTAGAAGTTTCTGACAATGCTGATTATCCAATTAAAGGCCTTGAGGCAGCACAAGCAGCATGTTGTCACTTTTGGAAAGGGGTACTTCAGCGGTTTGCTAATGTCAAGAACCAGGAAGCTTCAGAATTCAAAGTTATGATGGAGAATCTTGTTACTGATCTGCTGACAACATTGAATTTACCTGAATATCCCGCTTCAGCCCCTATTCTGGAG GTTCTTTGTGTCTTGTTACTCGCGAATGCTGGGGTGAAATCTAAAGATGTAGCTGCACGTAGCATGGCTATCGATCTTCTAGGAACCATTGCTGCGAGGTTGAAGCGTGATTCTCTCCTTCGCAGTAGGAGCAAATTTTGGATATTACAGGAGTTGGTTAGTGGGGATGCGGCTGATCAGACTTATCCAAAAGATGTATGTTCTGCTTGTTTAGATGGCAGGGTTGAAAAGACTTTCTTTGTATGTCAAGGTTGTCAGAGAATGTTTCACGCAGATTGCATGGGAGTAAGAGAGCATGAAGTTCCTAACCAATCTTGGCACTGTCAGATATGTCTCTGCCGGAAACAACTTCTTGTTTTACAATCTTACTGCAAGTCACAATACAAAGATGATGGATTTAAGGATCATAAAAGTTCAGGAAGAAAAACTGAAGTTACTTTTTCAATTACTAAACTTGAGATCGTCCAACAGTTGCTTTTGAATTACCTACAAGATACCGCATCAGCTGATGATGTTCATCTCTTTATTCGTTG GCTTTATGTCTGCTTGTGGTACAAGGATGATCCACCAAAGTCCCAGCAGAAGTTCATTTACTATCTTGCAAGACTGAACTCAAAAGCAATAGTGCGGGATTCTGGGACTGTTTTTTCCTTGCTGACAAGGGACTTAATCAAGCAGATTACCTTAGTATTGGGACGAAATACTTCTTTTGCCAGAGGATTTGATAAGATTCTACACCTGCTTCTG GCAAGTCTAAGGGAGAATTCTCCTGTAATCAGGGCCAAGGCTTTACGAGCG GTTAGTATAGTTGTAGAGGCTGATCCGGAGGTTTTAGGAGACAAACGTGTGCAACCAGCTGTTGAAGGAAGGTTTTGTGATTCCGCAATTTCTGTTAGAGAAGCAGCACTGGAACTCGTAGGGAGGCATATTGCTTCCCATCCTGATGTTGGTTTGAAG tatttTGAGAAGGTTGCTGAGAGAATCAAAGATACGGGTGTGAGTGTTCGAAAGCGATCTATTAAAATCATACGAGATATGTGTGTTTCAAATGGGGACTTCTCTGAATTTACTAGTGCTTGCATTGCTATCATCTCCCGTATTGGTGACGACGAATCAAGTATACAG GATCTTGTTTGCAAGACATTTTATGAGTTCTGGTTTGAGGAACATACTGGTTCACATACTCAATTCTTTGGAGATGATAGCTCTGTTCCATTGGAGGTGGCTAAAAAAACTGAACAGATTGTTGAGATGTTGAGGAGGATGCCAACACCACACCATCTTGTTACCGTCATTAAACGCAACTTAGCCCTTGATTTTTTCCCACAAGCAGCTAAAGCTGCGGGAATCAATCCCGTCTTACTTGCATCAGTACGCAATCGGTGTGAGCTAATGTGCAAGTTTTTACTGGAAAGGATATTGCAG GTAGAAGAAATGAATATCCAGGAAGTTGAGATGTGTGCACTTCCATATGTGCAAGTTCTGCATGCATTTTGTGTTGTGGATCCAACATTATGTGCACCGGTTTCTAACCCTTCGCAGTTTGTGGTCACTCTTCAGCCTTATCTAAAGAGTCAG GATGATAATCGAGTGGTTGCCAAGTTATTGGAGAGCATAATATTCATAATTGATTCTGTCCTGCCTTTAGTAAGAAAGTTGCCACAAAATGTTCTTGAAGAACTTGAACAAGACTTAAAGAGCATGATTGTTCGGCATTCCTTCTTGTCAGTTGTTCATGCTTGCATCAA GTGCCTCTGTGCTGTGAGTAAAGTGGCAGGAAAAGGCGCTGCTGTTGTGGAGTATCTAATTCAGGTTTTTTACAAACGGCTGGATGCTGAGGAAGTTGACAACCAGCAG AAAGCGGGGCGATCTCTTTTCTGTCTTGGAATGCTTATCCGTTATGGCAACTCTTTACTGTGTTACTCTGATCAAACAATTGATGTTGCAAGCAGTCTCGGCTTATTTAAAAGATATCTTCTAATGGACGATTTTTTCTTAAAGGCTAGATCATTGCAG GCATTGGGCTTTGTGTTAATTGCTAGGCCTGAATTTATGTTGGAAAAAGATATTGGGAAGATATTAGAGGAGACATTCTCTTCTAGCTCTGATGTTCGTCTCAAG AtgcaagctttgcaaaacaTGTACGACTATCTTCTTGATGCTGAAACTCAATTGGGAACGGATACAACCAGTAATAATGTGGCTGATTATTCTGTGGAGGGTGGCAATGCTGTACCTGTTGCTGCGGGTGCTGGAGATACTAATATATGTGGCGGAATAGTTCAGTTGTATTGGGATAATATTCTGGAGAGATGTTTGGACTTTAATGAACAAATTCGCAGCTCTGCCCTTAAG ATTGTTGAAGTTGTGCTGCGCCAAGGGCTTGTGCACCCTATTACTTGTGTTCCATTCCTCATTGCACTGGAAACAGATCCACTGGAGGCCAATTCGACATTAGCGCATCATTTGCTGATGAATATGAATGAAAA GTACCCTTCATTTTTTGAAAGCCGACTAGGGGATGGCCTTCAAATGTCTTTTGGATTTATACAATCCATACGTCCAAGTACTGAACGTGAGAACACAAAACCACCATCAAAGGCTTCTGGAAATGCAAAGGGAAAAGTTGATGATGTTTCTTTTGCTCAAGCAAGATTGGGAGTCTCTCGAATCTACAAGCTTATTCGTGCTAACCGTGTTTCAAGGAACAAATTTATGTCCTCAATTGTTCGCAAGTTTGATAATCCTATCTGGACCACTTCAGTAGTCCCTTTCCTCAT GTACTGCACGGAAATACTTGCCTTGCTGCCATTCACAACACCTGATGAGCCCCTTTATTTAGTCTATGCTATAAATAGAGTAATACAAGTTAAGGCTGGGCAACTTGAAGCAAAGCTGAAAGCTCTGACATTGCATCTGTTACAAAGAGGTGCACCCCGTGGGAATGGCGTAATTAAAGAGGACCCAGCTGCTCCGCCCTTTACAAGAGGAATGGCATCAGTGGATTTGAATGGGACAATTGAACCAGAATCAGCTTATTACATGGCAGCTATGGATTTGAATGGGACGATTGAACAAGACCCAGCTGATCAGTCTGTCTCAAATCAAGATACCGTGTTAGAGGCAAAGATGCACGGTAAAGGTTCTGTCAGTTCCTCTGGCATCTCAATAGATGATGTACAGATAATCCAG GCAGACTGCCTGGCAGCTATTGCATTGCAGCTTCTTTTGAAACTGAAGAGACACCTAAAAATTGTGTATAGCTTGAATGATGCTAGGTGCCAG GCTTTCTCTCCAACCGATCCCATTAAACCTGGAGATGCTTTCTCCAAGCAGAGCATTCCTTTTGACGTCAGTGACACACATACTAACTTGCCTGGAACTTATCAAGAATTGGTACAAAGATATCAG GAATTCAAGAATGCGTTGAAGGATGATACAGTTGATTTCTCAACTTACACAGCAAATCTCAAAAGAAAACGTCCGGCCCCTAGGAAAGGAAGGAAATCTGGAGTTAGAGATGATGAGGAtgacaatgatgatgatgaagattggTCAGGTGGGGCTCGGAGGCTGAGTTATAGTGGGAGGAGAGGTGGCCACAGTAGAAGTCGACAACGATAG